The stretch of DNA AAAATACCACCCGGCCAAAACGACAATCCGAAGATGCCTATCGCGCCGTGGTAGAGTCGACTTCTGATTCCCTGTATTTAGTGGACAAGAATTGCAGATATTTGTTTATCAACAGTCGACACTTGTCACGATTGGGTCTGCCGGCAGCTGATATCATCGGCAGGCCGTATGGAGAATTTCACTCGCCTGAAGAGACAAAAATATTTACCAATACAATAAAAGATGTTGTGACAACCGGCAAATCTGTCCAGTATGAACATCAAAGCCGGAGAGATAACAGGTATTTTCTTCGTACATTTAGCCCTGTTCAGGAGCCTGGTCCTGATGGAAAAATCACAAGTGTGGCTGTAGTTTCAAAAGACATCACTGACCAAAAGCGTGCGGAGGAGGCGCTGATAGAGAGCGAAAGACGTTACCGGCGTATCACGGAGGCCATCACCGATTACATTTATACGGTGCGCGTCGAAGGTGGAAATGCGGTTGAGACCCGGCATGGAGCAGGTTGTCTGGCTGTCACCGGCTACACAGAAGAAGAATTTGCCGCTGATCCTTACCTTTGGTTTCGCATGGTGGCGGTAGAGGATCGCAAGGCAATTGAAGATCATGCCCGGCGAGTGTTGGCTGGAAAAGAAACACCGGCCATCGAGCACCGCATTATCCATAAGAATGGCATAGAGCGGTGGGTAAGAAACACTCTCGTTCGGCGGCGTGATGAGCAGGGCAAGCTCCAGGCATATGACGGGTTGATTCAGGACATCACTGAACGCAAGCAGACGGAGAAGGCGCTTCAAGAGAGCGAAGAACTTTACCGGGTTTTGGCTGAGAAGTCATTTGCCGGTGTTTATGTTGTACAGAACGGCAAATTTCGTTTCATCAACTCCAATGCCGCCTCCTATGCCGGGTATACTCCGGGGGAATTGATAGGAAGAGAATCGATTAAGCTTGTCCATCCTGAAGACAGGGAACAGTTCAAGAAAAATGCCATAGAAATGCTTTATGGAAAACGC from Deltaproteobacteria bacterium encodes:
- a CDS encoding PAS domain S-box protein codes for the protein MKNTTRPKRQSEDAYRAVVESTSDSLYLVDKNCRYLFINSRHLSRLGLPAADIIGRPYGEFHSPEETKIFTNTIKDVVTTGKSVQYEHQSRRDNRYFLRTFSPVQEPGPDGKITSVAVVSKDITDQKRAEEALIESERRYRRITEAITDYIYTVRVEGGNAVETRHGAGCLAVTGYTEEEFAADPYLWFRMVAVEDRKAIEDHARRVLAGKETPAIEHRIIHKNGIERWVRNTLVRRRDEQGKLQAYDGLIQDITERKQTEKALQESEELYRVLAEKSFAGVYVVQNGKFRFINSNAASYAGYTPGELIGRESIKLVHPEDREQFKKNAIEMLYGKRTSPYEFRIITREGQIKWLMEMVSSIIWEGRRAVLGNSMDLTDRKRTEEEIRSISVTDQLTGLYNRRGFLTLAEQQLKFSDRNQSDMLLFFADLDGMKWINDTLGHEEGDRALIDVAGLLRETFRSSDIIARMGGDEFAILAIDTTGIYPEIMMTRLQNQIDTHNNEGTRRYKISISMGTAYYDPENPCSFDELMSRADQLMYEQKKNKKSRPAQ